The following proteins are co-located in the Manihot esculenta cultivar AM560-2 chromosome 7, M.esculenta_v8, whole genome shotgun sequence genome:
- the LOC110619832 gene encoding putative transferase At1g60990, chloroplastic isoform X3, giving the protein MAASSATCAVGSATTLLQPLLRERTIPLNSHHRCLNGTFWTGREKKKQQKVTFTSTSQSSKGCSWRPISASPFDLSPPPIDLDLLETLTADGAKASEDGIIETFDNDDEALDAFGNGVVVLDLSHFGRIRVSGDDRIQFLHNQSTANFECLHEGQGCNTVFVTPTARTIDIAYAWIMKNSIMLVVSPVTCGSIIQMLNKYIFFADKVEIEDINKKTSFFIIAGPKSNQLMVDLNLGDLVGQPYGTHHHYSVNGMPITVGVGNAISEEGYSFLMSPAAAGSVWRTLLSQGAAPMGSNAWEKLRIIQGIPVPGKELTDEFNVLEAGLWNSISLNKGCYKGQETISRLITYDGVKQRLWAIHLSAPAEPGSLITVDGRRNTCEGGKSDKLYILDKRIRTLWLGLH; this is encoded by the exons ATGGCGGCATCATCAGCAACTTGTGCAGTTGGCTCTGCAACTACTCTTCTTCAGCCCCTTCTCAGGGAAAGAACCATCCCCCTCAATTCTCATCATCGGTGCTTGAACGGTACATTTTGGACTGGgagggagaagaagaagcagcagaAAGTTACTTTCACTTCTACTTCTCAATCATCCAAGGGTTGTTCTTGGCGTCCTATTTCTGCTTCACCTTTCGATCTCTCTCCTCCCCCTATCGATCTCGACCTCCTG GAAACCTTGACCGCAGATGGGGCAAAAGCTTCAGAAGATGGGATCATTGAGACATTTGATAATGATGATGAAGCATTAGATGCATTTGGTAATGGGGTTGTG GTTTTGGACCTTTCACATTTTGGACGGATAAGAG TTAGTGGAGATGATCGCATTCAGTTTCTTCACAACCAAAGCActgcaaattttgaatgtctTCATGAAGGACAG GGATGCAATACTGTTTTTGTCACACCAACGGCTCGGACAATAGATATTGCTTATGCATGGATCATG AAAAATTCAATTATGTTGGTGGTCTCACCAGTGACCTGTGGCAGCATAATTCAAATGCTGAATAA GTATATTTTCTTTGCTGACAAAGTAGAAATTGAAGATATCAACAAGAAAACTTCCTTCTTTATTATAGCTGGACCAAAAAGCAACCAA TTGATGGTTGACTTGAATCTTGGTGATCTTGTTGGACAACCATATGGCACTCATCATCATTACAGT GTAAACGGAATGCCTATAACTGTGGGAGTGGGAAATGCCATCTCTGAAGAAGGTTATTCCTTCTTGATGTCACCGGCTGCTGCTGGATCTGTTTGGAGAACTCTTCTATCCCAGGGTGCTGCTCCAATGGGTTCTAATGCTTGGGAAAAACTAAGGATTATTCAGG GAATACCTGTTCCTGGGAAGGAGCTCACTGATGAATTCAATGTTCTGGAGGCTGGACTTTGGAACTCTATTTCTCTAAACAAGG GATGTTACAAGGGACAAGAAACTATTTCTAGACTCATAACCTATGATGGAGTGAAGCAGAGATTATGGGCTATTCATCTGTCAGCACCAGCAGAACCTGGCAGTCTGATTACAGTCGATGGCAGAAGA aatactTGTGAAGGTGGGAAGAGTGACAAGCTATACATCCTGGATAAAAGGATCAGGACACTGTGGCTTGGGCTACATTAA
- the LOC110619832 gene encoding putative transferase At1g60990, chloroplastic isoform X2, translated as MAASSATCAVGSATTLLQPLLRERTIPLNSHHRCLNGTFWTGREKKKQQKVTFTSTSQSSKGCSWRPISASPFDLSPPPIDLDLLETLTADGAKASEDGIIETFDNDDEALDAFGNGVVVLDLSHFGRIRVSGDDRIQFLHNQSTANFECLHEGQGCNTVFVTPTARTIDIAYAWIMKNSIMLVVSPVTCGSIIQMLNKYIFFADKVEIEDINKKTSFFIIAGPKSNQLMVDLNLGDLVGQPYGTHHHYSVNGMPITVGVGNAISEEGYSFLMSPAAAGSVWRTLLSQGAAPMGSNAWEKLRIIQGCYKGQETISRLITYDGVKQRLWAIHLSAPAEPGSLITVDGRRVGRVTSYTSWIKGSGHCGLGYIKRNTVSEGSTVIIEDSIVGTVVDPPFLARQHPPSKSPSS; from the exons ATGGCGGCATCATCAGCAACTTGTGCAGTTGGCTCTGCAACTACTCTTCTTCAGCCCCTTCTCAGGGAAAGAACCATCCCCCTCAATTCTCATCATCGGTGCTTGAACGGTACATTTTGGACTGGgagggagaagaagaagcagcagaAAGTTACTTTCACTTCTACTTCTCAATCATCCAAGGGTTGTTCTTGGCGTCCTATTTCTGCTTCACCTTTCGATCTCTCTCCTCCCCCTATCGATCTCGACCTCCTG GAAACCTTGACCGCAGATGGGGCAAAAGCTTCAGAAGATGGGATCATTGAGACATTTGATAATGATGATGAAGCATTAGATGCATTTGGTAATGGGGTTGTG GTTTTGGACCTTTCACATTTTGGACGGATAAGAG TTAGTGGAGATGATCGCATTCAGTTTCTTCACAACCAAAGCActgcaaattttgaatgtctTCATGAAGGACAG GGATGCAATACTGTTTTTGTCACACCAACGGCTCGGACAATAGATATTGCTTATGCATGGATCATG AAAAATTCAATTATGTTGGTGGTCTCACCAGTGACCTGTGGCAGCATAATTCAAATGCTGAATAA GTATATTTTCTTTGCTGACAAAGTAGAAATTGAAGATATCAACAAGAAAACTTCCTTCTTTATTATAGCTGGACCAAAAAGCAACCAA TTGATGGTTGACTTGAATCTTGGTGATCTTGTTGGACAACCATATGGCACTCATCATCATTACAGT GTAAACGGAATGCCTATAACTGTGGGAGTGGGAAATGCCATCTCTGAAGAAGGTTATTCCTTCTTGATGTCACCGGCTGCTGCTGGATCTGTTTGGAGAACTCTTCTATCCCAGGGTGCTGCTCCAATGGGTTCTAATGCTTGGGAAAAACTAAGGATTATTCAGG GATGTTACAAGGGACAAGAAACTATTTCTAGACTCATAACCTATGATGGAGTGAAGCAGAGATTATGGGCTATTCATCTGTCAGCACCAGCAGAACCTGGCAGTCTGATTACAGTCGATGGCAGAAGA GTGGGAAGAGTGACAAGCTATACATCCTGGATAAAAGGATCAGGACACTGTGGCTTGGGCTACATTAAGAGGAACACTGTTTCAGAAGGTAGCACTGTAATTATTGAAGATAGCATCGTCGGAACGGTGGTGGATCCTCCTTTTCTTGCTCGGCAACATCCACCATCAAAAAGCCCCAGCTCTTGA
- the LOC110619834 gene encoding GLABROUS1 enhancer-binding protein-like yields the protein MAPKRSTPLEDPPAASSSQEEESSSGEEDDGEEEEGSSSEEEETQGKPQKPSSQPASQIQTAKPVHKKPDSESESDESDSESDSDDDRPNHARDATVKPIASKPMEETPTKTTKPRSKPSASSPATAKSTAAVKRASESDRDPKDSKRRKKKDSESDGVVEKSEDTKKQLFQRLWSEDDEIAVLKGIIDFTKKKGTDPSKDMTSFHDFIKKSLHFDVSLSQLKDKVWRLKKKFENHVSKGKKGENKTFSKAHDQKSFDLSKKIWGSEAISGRGVDLGVKSNGKAKMNGGNNQRSKSFDTLNAEQCLDVEKETEKVDKMEVETESHSGLKQIVEFDRTASVAGMEEYVVKRGLDMLEGAKKAEMEEKWRQLHVAELELFLKRNELIREQAKLMLAAYKTE from the coding sequence ATGGCACCAAAACGATCTACTCCCTTGGAAGATCCACCGgctgcttcttcttctcaaGAAGAGGAAAGCTCCAGTGGAGAAGAAGACgacggagaagaggaagagggatcTTCATCTGAAGAAGAAGAGACTCAGGGAAAGCCGCAAAAACCCTCTTCTCAACCAGCGTCACAGATCCAAACTGCAAAACCAGTTCACAAGAAGCCTGATTCCGAATCCGAGTCTGATGAGTCTGACTCTGAATCCGACTCCGATGATGACCGACCTAATCATGCCCGTGACGCCACTGTCAAGCCCATCGCTTCTAAGCCCATGGAGGAGACTCCTACCAAAACCACGAAGCCTAGATCTAAACCCTCGGCATCAAGTCCTGCTACCGCGAAGTCAACGGCCGCGGTGAAGAGGGCCAGTGAGAGTGATCGCGACCCGAAAGACTCTAAGCGGCGCAAGAAGAAGGATTCGGAATCTGATGGAGTTGTTGAGAAGTCCGAGGATACGAAGAAACAGCTGTTTCAGCGGCTCTGGAGCGAGGATGATGAGATTGCGGTGTTAAAAGGCATCATTGATTTCACTAAAAAGAAAGGAACTGACCCCTCGAAGGATATGACCTCGTTTCATGATTTCATTAAGAAATCGCTTCACTTTGATGTCTCTTTAAGCCAGTTGAAGGATAAGGTTTGGAGATTAAAGAAGAAATTTGAGAACCATGTGAGTAAAGGGAAGAAGGGTGAAAATAAGACGTTTTCGAAGGCTCATGACCAGAAATCCTTCGATTTGTCAAAAAAGATATGGGGTAGTGAAGCAATTAGTGGGAGAGGAGTTGACTTGGGTGTTAAGTCTAATGGCAAAGCAAAGATGAATGGCGGTAATAATCAGAGAAGCAAGAGTTTTGATACATTGAATGCTGAACAGTGTTTGGACGTGGAGAAGGAGACTGAGAAGGTTGATAAGATGGAGGTTGAGACTGAAAGCCATTCTGGTCTGAAACAGATTGTAGAGTTTGATAGGACTGCGAGTGTAGCAGGAATGGAAGAGTATGTGGTAAAGAGGGGACTGGATATGTTGGAGGGAGCCAAAAAGGCTGAGATGGAAGAGAAATGGAGGCAGTTGCATGTTGCTGAATTGGAGCTGTTTCTGAAGAGGAATGAGTTGATAAGGGAGCAGGCAAAGCTGATGCTGGCTGCATATAAGACTGAGTAG
- the LOC110619832 gene encoding putative transferase At1g60990, chloroplastic isoform X1, whose amino-acid sequence MAASSATCAVGSATTLLQPLLRERTIPLNSHHRCLNGTFWTGREKKKQQKVTFTSTSQSSKGCSWRPISASPFDLSPPPIDLDLLETLTADGAKASEDGIIETFDNDDEALDAFGNGVVVLDLSHFGRIRVSGDDRIQFLHNQSTANFECLHEGQGCNTVFVTPTARTIDIAYAWIMKNSIMLVVSPVTCGSIIQMLNKYIFFADKVEIEDINKKTSFFIIAGPKSNQLMVDLNLGDLVGQPYGTHHHYSVNGMPITVGVGNAISEEGYSFLMSPAAAGSVWRTLLSQGAAPMGSNAWEKLRIIQGIPVPGKELTDEFNVLEAGLWNSISLNKGCYKGQETISRLITYDGVKQRLWAIHLSAPAEPGSLITVDGRRVGRVTSYTSWIKGSGHCGLGYIKRNTVSEGSTVIIEDSIVGTVVDPPFLARQHPPSKSPSS is encoded by the exons ATGGCGGCATCATCAGCAACTTGTGCAGTTGGCTCTGCAACTACTCTTCTTCAGCCCCTTCTCAGGGAAAGAACCATCCCCCTCAATTCTCATCATCGGTGCTTGAACGGTACATTTTGGACTGGgagggagaagaagaagcagcagaAAGTTACTTTCACTTCTACTTCTCAATCATCCAAGGGTTGTTCTTGGCGTCCTATTTCTGCTTCACCTTTCGATCTCTCTCCTCCCCCTATCGATCTCGACCTCCTG GAAACCTTGACCGCAGATGGGGCAAAAGCTTCAGAAGATGGGATCATTGAGACATTTGATAATGATGATGAAGCATTAGATGCATTTGGTAATGGGGTTGTG GTTTTGGACCTTTCACATTTTGGACGGATAAGAG TTAGTGGAGATGATCGCATTCAGTTTCTTCACAACCAAAGCActgcaaattttgaatgtctTCATGAAGGACAG GGATGCAATACTGTTTTTGTCACACCAACGGCTCGGACAATAGATATTGCTTATGCATGGATCATG AAAAATTCAATTATGTTGGTGGTCTCACCAGTGACCTGTGGCAGCATAATTCAAATGCTGAATAA GTATATTTTCTTTGCTGACAAAGTAGAAATTGAAGATATCAACAAGAAAACTTCCTTCTTTATTATAGCTGGACCAAAAAGCAACCAA TTGATGGTTGACTTGAATCTTGGTGATCTTGTTGGACAACCATATGGCACTCATCATCATTACAGT GTAAACGGAATGCCTATAACTGTGGGAGTGGGAAATGCCATCTCTGAAGAAGGTTATTCCTTCTTGATGTCACCGGCTGCTGCTGGATCTGTTTGGAGAACTCTTCTATCCCAGGGTGCTGCTCCAATGGGTTCTAATGCTTGGGAAAAACTAAGGATTATTCAGG GAATACCTGTTCCTGGGAAGGAGCTCACTGATGAATTCAATGTTCTGGAGGCTGGACTTTGGAACTCTATTTCTCTAAACAAGG GATGTTACAAGGGACAAGAAACTATTTCTAGACTCATAACCTATGATGGAGTGAAGCAGAGATTATGGGCTATTCATCTGTCAGCACCAGCAGAACCTGGCAGTCTGATTACAGTCGATGGCAGAAGA GTGGGAAGAGTGACAAGCTATACATCCTGGATAAAAGGATCAGGACACTGTGGCTTGGGCTACATTAAGAGGAACACTGTTTCAGAAGGTAGCACTGTAATTATTGAAGATAGCATCGTCGGAACGGTGGTGGATCCTCCTTTTCTTGCTCGGCAACATCCACCATCAAAAAGCCCCAGCTCTTGA